CATGGAGAAAGCTATAACAAGATGAAAGTCATTAATTGTGTTCTTTTGAATTGCAAAGGCCTACAAGAAAAAGCAATGTTGGTCTTCTTCTTGTGTgtgtttgatttgatttaaatgatGTCAAATAAGCTCAGTAGGAGGTTTGAGGAGTTTGAAGTACccaaaaattaaattgacaacTTATCAGCAAGATATTAAAAAAGTCTTATCAGAAATTATAGGAGGTAATTAAGATTCTGTTGATACCATTCTGTCTCGGATCATAGTTGTaagagaatttttcttaaataaaaatatcaaaattgaaaaacttaaaaaagaaatatattttataaaacatttgatttcagttgattttaaaaagtggaattaagaattttcaattcGCGAGAATCTTATATATGCAGAAACTTACCTTTCtaaatatgccaaaaaaaaaaaaaaaaaaaaatggacaagtGAAGATTATGATCACCATTTGATGAAAAGCATAAGAAAAGGAAACAcattataaataaacttatggttttaaaattaaaaaaaaaagtatgtaaattgGAGAGACCATTTGTAAACTgtagaatctgaaaataaatgaattgaaaagacAGAAGATAATAGATGTTTATAGCAGAAtcaaatagttttagaaattgaagctttaacaatctaatttaaattgaaatattttgatagtatgtTGCTTCtaattgtttaagaaatttacatttgtttgaatgtaaatttcttacttttatttgtctcttgcattttcttatttattttgccaaGCACTGCCaaaagtaaagaatttattttaatatagaattaatatttttttaatgaattcttgtttaaaataaattaagtcgGAACTCTTTTAGTTTGTTGGAAATTTGCATCTTGTAATTGCTATATGTTGGCTAGCAGTAAAGTAACTGGCTTTCTTAAATCCcacttcaaattttagatttcttcctGAAGACAAGCTTAACTTATCTACTTAGTCTCCTTAACACCCACAAGTTTTTCGAAGTACTAAGCAAGAAAGTAATCATGCATGtaagaattaataatgaaaatgttttattaaagttcatttgcatttctatcaaatatgtaaatttaatactcatgatttttttttcagtaagagtgataactttataaaatattatacaagataatacatatatatttgacaattatactgtttgtttaatataaatgtcTGTGACAATTCTAATGTATTCcttgtttcataatttattcaatatgatGTATTTTTGCCttgcataaacttttttttatcagcagttataccaaaacattatttagaatattaaaataatcctttccttttttttttaaataaaattaaaatattgaaatgtatatctattttccttcataaatttgaggaaatgaatgattatattatgtatgtttttttatatatatttcttgattcaaaGTGTTTGAATTGTCATTATTAAAATCGATTAAgatcttcaatttttattgattgcTGGGCTTCTGTTTTTTCAACCTTTTTATGCTGTTTATATAATATTAGCagctagaagaaaaaaaatacataataatcgAAGATAGGctgttaataatattataaatataattgtcaCATATTCATTAATGTaagttgtagtagaaaatctcatgcatattgacaatccttaaaaaattattatttggattataaatatataataccaCTAGAAGTTTTGTTTTCTTGGAATTTTCTCTACTCATAATGTTCATGAATACTCAAATccaaattaatcattatattagatttgaatttaaaataatgcaagatTATGAACCTCGGCTAATTATTTGCTAAAATCcagcattaagaattttaatgtaaagtttATGGTCCTCaaactcatttttattcatgctttcatcattaattaatctgtcaaatatgttaaagaaatctATCTCATATGCTAGTTGTCAAGACAGaagttgaaattttgcatttgataatGCTGCAGCCCATAAAGGGGGGGGGTATTTTTAATTCTGCCCAGTATTACAGAAGATGGTAGATTATATATACTGATTAAATTCTATGTATTTTTgctgatcatttaaaaaaattttgttaaaagaatttaattttttttcttgggtaTTTTTATAATAACCAGTATATTGATGTATGctatatttgtatttgatttgtatagttattgtattttaacaatatatttaaaagtgatatttaatggtttcatcagttttattttccttaatgTAATCATAGCTATTGTTGAAAAGAAccctaagaaatttaaaatagattgtaCTGAAATTAGTACAAGAAAAGCCTTTATTGAAAAAACAAAGGAAGAAGTACAGGTATCATATTTGTTATTCTCTCTTGCATATGTATAAAGGCAAAAATGACGAGagacttttttattaaaaaaaacatctgaaactTAATGTTGAATGCAGTTTCTAgagttatcatatttaaataatacttaatatattatatcattttattgttttataatttgtaaactCTTTTCAAAAGCACTTGCTTGTTTTTGCTTGTGATAAAATAGAATGTGCTGCAATTTTTGTCTCTCATTGTACCAAATGATAGTTCATACAACTACGGCAAATTTCTagacttatttttatattcttttctattctATAGGTGATTggtctttaaattcttttttaagttcttttttctgaatgcatgCCATTTTACTGCCTTTTCTTTTCtagtaatatttattctttctgtttcttttgtAGGGGTTAGTTTTTTGCTAAGCATATTTACTTTATCCACCTTTTTTCATTGCTCTCTCATAAATAACAGAGGACTTATCTGTGCTGGTAGTATATTTACAGTGGAGCAGAAAATAAAGGTACATTGATGAACAGTGGCAACTCAAATTACTCCCTggtttattatactttttaaacaggattaaaaaaagtacgaaaatttgaaggaaattcaaACCACTTGTCCAAAGCTTTGTAATTCGATACTGTTTTAGGCTtgatacattttgttattttattttttaatttatgcttttaactATACATTAATGGCAATGTGttcacaaaaaatgtatttaacctGTCACTGTGTGCATGATTGTAAATCCAGTGACTAATACAAAAAGtattatgaaaaatactttaaaaaaatatatcgaaattcaattaaaaatcataaggtaataaaattcttactgaaatgaatatttttgtattttaaagttgtGTGCAACTGTTGTTTGTACAGTAATGCTGCAAattactaagaaaaaatatttttaaatcaaaattttgaaaccttATCTTATCGAATATTTACTTCCAAAGAAATAAATGTGTCAATTTTTGTGGCTCTGAGACCTATGGTCTTAACTGTagagcattttgaatgatttttctgTTATTCCTTTTTACTGATCATGTATCGACCTTATTATgtgaaaaaagcaaataaaaattatgttttatgaaactagaagatattgttttaaaatactgaTCATACAAAAGAATGCTTAATgggttgaaaaatattattgttattgcatatttgattaatatttttaaactattaatattaaaaatttggattttatttatttctaaacttttcataaaaagtaatttaactaaaaaaaaaaaaaaaaaatatgacaagcatataataaaaactaccataatattaaattcataaaccTTAAATTAATCCTCAATTTTAGATTCATAAACTTTAACTTCgtctaaatgaatatattaaataaattaaatttcaggctagataaaaattttgatattctttttttgtgtgcatGTGACTATCATGGTAATAGTTTTGTGACTGTCATTTGACATTGTTGATCAAAAAAGTTCTATTATTGTTAGTTACTAATttcttgttttcttaaaatagattGCCAAAgtatttcttgtataaaaattaatgaaatgaatatcaCACAAGTTAACTtgcactccccccccccaaatacctttactttttacaaatatgttggatataataaaaaaattgccagcAGTTTATTTTACccaatgaaagaattttatacatatttaattttttactcagCATTCTTATGGATTTTTTATCTTCTGATTAATACTTTGTGTATTTCCAGTCCATGaaagataaaatgtttgaaacaagGGAAAAGAAAATGCGACAAGTAAGGCATCTTTTTTAGTTTATTGTATCTAGTTAACTAAACTTTCAAataacttttccttttttaaaaaagctttagtAACTTAAATAATTgtagttgtttaaaaaaattatctaattttaaagtagtacaatgcattattttgtttttacaggGTTTACTTGGCACTGGTTATGCAAAGTACACTcgtttagaaaatgaaattgaaagtcCAACACAgagcaattttattgaagaacAGCAAAAAGCTCAGCAGGTAATTGAAATTTCAGTCACTGCAtttaaaaaactaacaaaaaaaaattccaatgtgTTGTGTAACTTGCCAGattgttttagtatattttattgttgactTTTTggttattataaataactttaaatgaaatacagtCTTTTAAtagcagattttatttaaaacattttatttacattacatcTTAGTTATTAATTGTTCATTGAAATTAATGCAAACAattcagtttcaataaaaaaaaaaaactgtattatgaGATATTTAATTGGAAAGTACAAATATTCTctgtttattatctttttatgtgtgtattaaaatgcatttagcaTCGTACATcttaatttaaactcattttaaataattcgttGAATCAACAAGttgaaataattcagaattttcctatttattccacagattgctttttttttatgatattttattttaaaacttgatttgatcaaattttaatttgttattacatAAACCTTTTCTTGTTATGATACTtgacaaatatttatgaaatggtattaattgttgaagaaaattcaatttttagccAGAAAGTTGTAAATAATTGTCTTCTTCAATGACATAGTAATTAGGTGGCTGAATATAGATGTCCCAATCATTGCTTCTAGAAAGCcatgaagataaattatttgtgtgTTTAGTTTAATGTCAAATATGATAAGACAGCAAAGAAATGCTATATTCTGAATTCTGATTGTTAAACTACTAAGGATGATAGAATAATAGTTATGACCTGGTTGCTAATTACCTTTACTATCTACTGTCAGCTAATCATTCCCACTATATTGCAAACTAGTCACCAAAGATGGTAACTGGTTCTCTGAAGATATcgtttgtatttcattttagtgAAACCatttagataaaacttcatgTCCATTATTCCAAcgaattgtcagacattaaaatcatgttattttaataattttgtctgTATTCTGTACAtgtgaacttttctaatggagaccaattCTGTGGCATCATAATACTATTATATATGTTCATCTCTAAATCTAGCAGTattgcaacttaattttttttattcttactgtAAACTACGTAGATATTAAACATTTCTTCTTCAGCTTTCTACAATGATAGAAAATCATGGATTCGAAAATTTGATGAgacattgaaaatgaatttgattttttttttttaaattgtcatctttgaaaagataattttttgaacttttaaacagTGTAAAAGTAAATTTCGTGCAACAGTATTTTTGGTTGTTACCTTCAGTAAACATCAAAAttgagcttattttttaattagttaaaatgctactgaaattttttttttaaaggtgctCCAAAGTACATTTTTCTACTCTCCAAATTATATCTGGGCCAAATTTATTAGCTCTAATTCAAACGGGTCTAGCTTGAAAAGAACCATCACacatgtttatctttattataagtagagatgtGCTGGTTACTCATTAACAGcccttaatattatatttttttaaaaaaagtcttcatCCCATGGAAGTAAAAAGGactgaaaaatcttaaaaaacattCTGATTTTTTACTCTATTCTCTAGTTGATCGTTGATTCACAAGAAGAGCAGATTGAGAGAGTAGGAGCTACTGTTGGGACTTTAAAATCAATGAGCAGCCAGATAAGAAATGAGTTAGAGGAACAGTCTGTGTAAGTTTTACATTTGCTTAAAAATCTTCTTTAGTGCATATGCTATATTTTTACTAGTTActctaattttgaaatacaatttttctcattttattattatgttttaaagctGTTTCTATAAAAACAGGCATAATTGCATAAGGTATATTTCTATACTTTGTCATTGAACaatattattgacattttaaaatttaagcaactaTAGGTAGTTTATAAAATACAGTAATATTCTAACAcataatatttgtgttttatcaaaacaataattGATTACTTTTTGCTCAAAAGATGTTAGCTGTTGAATATAGTTTTCCTgattaaactgtttaaaaaatatcattgatgtttcattttattgattatctattttaacatgttttctaacatataattataattttgttatttttatctattttacattttcaactaATTTGAGATATATCATGTCTATTGGATCTGATTTCAGTAATGATAGTGCCATTATAGTTGTCTTAATACTGTGCATaatctttttcttataaataagaaaagattttctaacaaactgtaaaattttagaattaatgtgCTTAGCATTTCATTGTGTAAGGTTTTCTGAGATGTAttcaaattcacaaaatatttgtttttaatttatgtattataattaaatgtccAAAAATTCTTAGCTGCTTGAAAATAAGTACTACTCTGAGTTAATAAATGAagcttgttgttgtttttaaattcagatttttacaaattaataaaattttcattcaaaaatattcagaCACTGAGTAGTGATTTTGAagcattttgtgaattttattttgatttataatgtgaatgaaaattaaaaacaaacaaactattatttaaatttttgaaacatttatttgatttgtgGATGCAAATGCAAAAATATGGGGTGAAACAAGcctgaatcaaaataaaataatggttgaaattttcttttagtccAATGAACcttttaatattgtataaaattggtaatgcttctttgaataaaatgctcaaaatgtgttaaaaaaaacttgcagattatgattctaaaaatgttttttatgtatgTCTTGTAGAATTTCTCATCTCTGATTTTGGATAGTGgtaacatgtttttaaatagctaataatttttattgaaaaacttcgAATTCTATTTAAAGtggataaatatactttttaaaatgtaacatgcatttagaaatttaaaaatgttttttttttttttttttttttttttttgtgtgtgtgtgtgtgtgtgtgaaatatgAAAGAAGCCGGTTTCGTCCTTTTGAGATTTAAATCTTCTGGAAAACTCTCCTccaagattttttgttttttgaaaaatatttgtgctgaacTATTTTCAGacatattatgaatgaaatttgttttgtaattgtaTGTGtcttcaaaacttaataaaatatgctgtgaaagtatgaaaaaaagtttttatttaaactgaactATTTTTAGGATGCTAGATGAATTGGGTTATGAAATGGAAGTTACAGAATCCAAGATGGATGCTACAGTGAGCAAAATAGCCAAAGCATTACATATGACTAGTGGTAAGTTTTTGAATATCTCTGCAAAACAGTATACAATgcttaataatttactttttaggcctttctttgttatatttgatttctaagAGTTTGTGTAATTTCTCATGGATAATTTGTTGCAGTAATTCAATCATGATACATTGTAGTTATCTTTTCCTTTTAAAGATATACATTTGATTTagcatactttaaaaattactattatggacataaaacttaaatgaaaacttgatagaatattttagaaaataaatacattaactCTTTATTGCAAAAAGTAAGAAAGGTTTTGCAGTTGTTGGTCTCtgatattatgttattaaaataaaattttttataataattatcctTAGTATTGTTCatctactttataaatattaaaataaataaataaataaaatttgaaaaaagtgaataaaatattatttaataaaattaaagataaaaattcatttcagatttattgTCTTAAATGTGCATCTATGAAATCTGACTTGTAGgagatttaaataacatttttgcgTAATATAAGTAATTCGGATCATTCTATTATTCATTTACACTAACTTTCTATCAGTGTTATGATAACTTTCTTAATGTgtattgtgaaatttttgttttagatcagagtttttaaaaaaagttgtgacTCCATTTTAGCTGAAAACTCTCATTGCACCATCTCTTAACTAAAATTCTTTCTTGATTTCTGATATTTTGCATAATGActgggaaaaaatataaaagtgaaagagttatgataaataagaaaaaaattagttgaaatacTTTGTGGTTGTGAAAAGTTGTACAAGATTTATCAGACCAAGAttgttcatttttcatttctgatattaaaaaatccTGCTGAAGTGTTCTTGCTCTCAAGAATTTTCCATCTTTACCCATAAATTCATATATGTGACTTTAAATATGGCCAGCACCATAATTTAAGAATatacattctaatttttattttatttatatccttATATGCATCAGAGAACTGTTATAATTATGTTCAACTGATTATTTGtgtgaaatatttcttaagcattatttatttatacccAGTGGggtaagaagaaaaataatttactgagcACTTATGAAGCAAAACTTATTATGTATGTGTAGAAATATTTATGAtgttatatgattaaaaatagaaacatggggtaaaactttttctaatttttaaatattttgcctgGAACTATTACTATATGAgcaaaacaaaaatctaaacattgtattgttgcaatattttattatgtatcatGTGCAATGTATACATTTAGAGGTAGAATTACTTTAATCAAATATTGCagaagcatatttattaattacatataaaattaattattctataattattctaCTGTACAATAGATTGTAGATAGtgcaatttttatagtatatctttaggttcacaatttaaaaaaagttgtttctgtTGCCATAACTgtgtaaaagagaaaaataatctttattttgcttgtacatttttattacattatgctTCACCATACCATTGCATTTAAAGAAGTATACTCAATAAAATGCATGTTCTATTCTGTTGAGTATGGGAGTATTAGTAGTACAATTTTATTGGGTTTTAGCACATATGTTTAGTAAT
The Argiope bruennichi chromosome 6, qqArgBrue1.1, whole genome shotgun sequence DNA segment above includes these coding regions:
- the LOC129972888 gene encoding syntaxin-6-like, with product MTVEDPFFVVKNEVVEAVNKTKDLYQRWCELKDLNLISKEEIEWTTNELKNSFRSIEWDLEDLEETISIVEKNPKKFKIDCTEISTRKAFIEKTKEEVQSMKDKMFETREKKMRQGLLGTGYAKYTRLENEIESPTQSNFIEEQQKAQQLIVDSQEEQIERVGATVGTLKSMSSQIRNELEEQSVMLDELGYEMEVTESKMDATVSKIAKALHMTSDRRQWTAIGVLLLIIFIVILLFFIL